From Veillonellaceae bacterium, the proteins below share one genomic window:
- the yunB gene encoding sporulation protein YunB, whose product MRFAVRKKRKIPTMTLALILIISLFVYSFWVMETNLKPTLLAIAEAKATLIATEAINNVINDYVSRSIDPQTLVIVKVDSRGRVVLIQPNTMEFNKLAADTTIKVQEVLKQIGHEKISIPIGQVLGSQLLASMGPKITVTIIPIGTVQVKVVDNFEQAGINQTRHMVYLVTTTQIRIVVPLVSKSVMVNTQVPIAEYVVVGEVPSTYVQFPFPLANEFAGNGHENNQQPNSNQH is encoded by the coding sequence ATGAGATTTGCGGTGCGTAAAAAGCGAAAAATACCAACGATGACTTTGGCATTGATATTGATTATATCGTTATTTGTATATAGCTTCTGGGTGATGGAGACTAATTTAAAGCCAACGCTTCTAGCTATTGCTGAGGCAAAGGCTACATTAATTGCGACAGAGGCTATAAATAATGTAATTAATGACTATGTAAGCCGCAGTATTGATCCACAGACTCTAGTGATTGTGAAAGTTGACAGTCGGGGCAGAGTTGTATTAATTCAGCCTAATACAATGGAGTTTAATAAACTAGCAGCTGATACAACTATTAAAGTCCAAGAGGTATTAAAACAGATTGGTCATGAAAAAATCAGTATTCCGATTGGTCAAGTTTTAGGCAGTCAACTTTTAGCCAGTATGGGGCCCAAAATTACTGTAACAATCATTCCAATCGGAACAGTACAGGTTAAAGTAGTAGATAATTTTGAACAAGCCGGTATTAACCAAACGCGGCATATGGTTTACTTAGTAACGACTACCCAAATAAGAATTGTGGTTCCACTTGTAAGTAAAAGTGTAATGGTTAATACCCAAGTGCCAATTGCTGAGTATGTAGTTGTTGGCGAGGTGCCAAGTACGTATGTTCAGTTTCCTTTCCCATTAGCCAATGAATTTGCAGGAAATGGGCATGAGAATAATCAACAGCCAAATTCTAATCAACATTGA
- a CDS encoding penicillin-binding protein 1A, which produces MQNDNSGARRKGSRSSKKSRFNITLILLTVIIVLVTGAGLGFIAASFSTLPSLKGDIRPAAASQIYDINGKLIATTKSVENRIPVPISKVPKNLQHAFVAVEDVRFYQHAGIDPRGILRAAWSNLANRGVSEGGSTITQQLAKNALLSQERTLKRKIQEAFLAIQIERQYTKNEILELYLNQIYFGQGAYGVQAAAHVYFGKNVEDLTLAESAMLAGIPKSPNYFSPFNNLKAATERQHTVLDQMVKYEYIDQTTANKAKNTKLKLAARSGSGGNSSTASYFVDYVTQQVMEKYGADSVYKDGLKIYTTLDYDMQIAAEQAMSKLPAARKDSNGIKQPQGALVAIDPHNGHIKAMVGGRGDDEFNRAVMAERQPGSAFKPFVFLAAIESGLDSASIISDTPVTFGDWSPQNYNGKFNGNVTLRTAVERSLNVPAVKLAQQVGVDKPLYYAQQLGISTLVLQGSINDRNLASSLGGLTRGVTPLEIASAFGVIANQGVKAEPIAIIKILDRNGKVLEQRTTREKAVISERSAYILLDMMRGVITKGTGTAANIGRPAAGKTGTTNDYKDAWFVGFTPDIVASVWIGYDNDGYLNGITGGTIPADIWRSFMINACSKLPVRDFIKPAGLIIPEPPKLDEKTDKETDKETDDPAKADNKSPQTKKKDEKDSKQKDKDLEVKPELNDSKDKALPPPPKPEKAKLPKTAEKSDDNKK; this is translated from the coding sequence ATGCAGAATGATAACAGCGGCGCTCGAAGAAAAGGCAGTCGCTCTTCGAAGAAGTCTCGCTTTAATATTACTCTTATTTTGCTTACCGTAATTATTGTCCTTGTAACTGGCGCCGGACTTGGTTTCATAGCAGCTAGTTTTAGTACCCTCCCTAGCTTAAAAGGCGATATTCGTCCAGCTGCTGCTTCGCAGATTTATGATATTAATGGCAAGTTAATCGCTACAACCAAATCAGTTGAAAACCGTATTCCGGTACCGATAAGCAAAGTGCCAAAGAATTTGCAGCATGCTTTTGTTGCGGTTGAGGACGTTCGTTTCTATCAACATGCCGGTATTGATCCGCGAGGAATCCTGCGTGCGGCTTGGTCTAATCTAGCTAATCGTGGCGTTTCTGAGGGTGGTAGCACAATTACACAGCAGTTGGCAAAGAACGCTTTACTGTCACAAGAACGTACACTAAAGCGAAAAATCCAAGAAGCTTTTTTAGCTATACAAATTGAACGCCAATATACAAAGAATGAAATTTTAGAACTCTATCTGAACCAAATATATTTCGGCCAAGGCGCATATGGAGTTCAAGCTGCTGCCCATGTATACTTCGGAAAGAACGTTGAAGATTTGACTCTTGCCGAAAGCGCAATGCTAGCTGGCATACCAAAAAGTCCTAATTATTTCTCGCCTTTTAACAACTTGAAGGCAGCAACCGAACGCCAGCATACAGTCCTTGATCAAATGGTTAAATATGAATATATTGACCAAACAACTGCAAATAAGGCAAAAAATACAAAACTAAAATTAGCAGCACGTTCTGGCTCAGGAGGTAACTCATCAACTGCGTCTTACTTTGTAGACTACGTCACACAGCAAGTAATGGAAAAGTATGGGGCCGATTCAGTCTACAAAGATGGCTTAAAAATTTATACTACGCTTGACTACGATATGCAAATTGCGGCAGAGCAAGCTATGAGCAAACTACCGGCAGCAAGGAAAGATAGTAATGGTATAAAACAGCCACAAGGGGCTTTAGTGGCAATAGATCCTCATAATGGCCATATAAAGGCTATGGTTGGAGGCCGCGGCGACGATGAATTTAATCGCGCTGTTATGGCTGAGCGCCAGCCAGGTTCTGCATTTAAACCGTTTGTCTTTCTAGCAGCAATAGAAAGCGGGTTAGATTCTGCTTCAATAATTAGTGATACTCCTGTTACATTCGGCGACTGGTCACCACAGAACTATAACGGCAAGTTTAATGGCAACGTTACACTCAGAACGGCAGTAGAGCGTTCACTTAATGTTCCGGCAGTAAAATTAGCCCAGCAAGTAGGCGTTGACAAACCGCTTTACTATGCGCAGCAGCTCGGAATTTCAACCCTAGTCCTTCAAGGTTCTATCAACGATAGAAATCTTGCCTCTTCTTTAGGTGGCTTAACTCGGGGTGTAACACCACTAGAAATAGCTAGCGCCTTTGGCGTTATAGCCAACCAGGGCGTAAAAGCTGAACCGATTGCAATCATTAAAATACTTGATCGCAATGGTAAAGTTCTTGAGCAGCGTACAACTAGGGAAAAAGCTGTAATTAGCGAACGAAGTGCATATATATTACTTGACATGATGCGCGGTGTTATCACAAAAGGTACTGGTACTGCCGCCAACATCGGCCGGCCAGCGGCAGGTAAAACAGGTACTACTAATGATTACAAAGATGCATGGTTTGTTGGTTTTACTCCCGATATCGTGGCATCAGTCTGGATTGGGTATGACAATGATGGATATTTAAATGGAATAACCGGAGGAACTATACCAGCGGATATCTGGCGTTCTTTTATGATTAACGCATGTTCCAAACTCCCCGTAAGAGACTTTATTAAGCCCGCCGGCTTGATTATACCAGAACCTCCTAAGCTCGATGAAAAAACTGATAAAGAAACCGATAAAGAAACCGATGACCCCGCTAAGGCAGATAATAAATCACCACAGACTAAGAAAAAAGACGAGAAAGATAGTAAACAGAAAGATAAAGATTTGGAAGTAAAACCCGAGCTGAATGATTCCAAAGACAAAGCTTTGCCGCCCCCGCCAAAACCGGAAAAGGCTAAATTACCGAAGACAGCAGAAAAGTCTGATGATAACAAAAAATAA
- a CDS encoding YbaB/EbfC family nucleoid-associated protein encodes MLEQVGNMMEMVKKIQQNVEEVQSRLKDERVEVSTGDVIKIIMNGQQEVVSIELNSKYLSAGNAALLQDLLVTTVNNALTKSRELNQVAMSKLAGDLNLPKIPGLF; translated from the coding sequence TTGTTAGAGCAGGTCGGAAATATGATGGAAATGGTAAAAAAAATTCAACAAAATGTTGAAGAAGTACAAAGCCGTCTAAAAGATGAAAGAGTAGAAGTTTCAACTGGAGATGTAATTAAAATAATAATGAATGGACAACAAGAAGTTGTATCTATCGAATTAAATAGCAAATACTTATCTGCAGGAAATGCTGCTTTACTGCAAGACCTACTAGTAACAACAGTAAATAACGCACTAACAAAGTCCCGCGAACTCAATCAGGTGGCTATGAGCAAATTGGCCGGCGATTTAAACTTGCCCAAAATTCCTGGCCTATTTTAA
- a CDS encoding endonuclease MutS2, whose product MDLSVLRTLEYNKVQEMLASRTSSAMGKELAYQLIPVSDYSEVQTRIKETEEARRILDEYPNIPLGGIRDIRGIVRRAQLEAILEPDELLAIGSTLYAGRRLKVFFKGLPAEISLLSALVEQVTVLPYIESLIENTISEHGTIRDDASTELTRLRREIRNLQLRVKEKLDSILRSSEYQKLFQDTLVTVRGDRYVIPIKQEYRSSFPGIVHDQSASGATVFIEPLAIVNLNNDIKQLMSAEKSEVERILRMISGKISEISAALLVNCTVLAKIDLLCAKARLSIDMKATKPMINSNGVVELRQARHPLIDTEVVVPIDISLGKKFNILIITGPNTGGKTVSLKTLGLFSMMVQAGLYIPAAVESQMPIFNNIYADIGDEQSIEQSLSTFSAHMTNLVKILSRVSNNDLVLIDEIGAGTDPQEGAALAMSILEHLLKLDTRVMVTTHYSELKTFAYSRHGIENASVEFDIQTLRPTYRLLLGVPGGSNAFAISRRLGLSGDIIERAKALLSKEHTDLETLLNDLEAKKRAYNQMYDQVSLERQRLLSDQESLQLEVQNLRENKNSVLAKARDEAALILRNARREAADIIDELKAQFNVNQAKERQQAIDKARQRLKSSLSDISVEEDVVRPPSKELLKPGTSVYITTLRQKGTVLTVGDEEVNVQVGILKATVPLTACIISEESKQDRAKSYKLATSNSYSSSAIRDIARQIDIRGTTVEEAETILDKFLDDAVLNGLTQVIVIHGKGTGALRKGVRTYLKHHRAVRDISIGEVNEGGDGATVVKLL is encoded by the coding sequence ATGGATTTATCAGTTTTACGTACGCTAGAGTATAATAAGGTGCAAGAAATGTTGGCTAGCAGGACTAGTTCAGCAATGGGCAAGGAATTGGCCTACCAGCTTATACCTGTAAGCGATTACTCCGAGGTTCAAACTAGAATTAAAGAGACTGAGGAGGCTAGGCGTATTCTTGACGAATACCCAAATATCCCTTTAGGTGGAATTCGTGATATTAGAGGGATAGTCAGACGGGCACAATTAGAGGCAATATTAGAGCCTGATGAATTATTAGCTATCGGAAGTACTCTTTATGCCGGAAGAAGGCTGAAGGTATTTTTTAAAGGGTTGCCTGCTGAAATAAGTCTATTATCAGCGTTAGTTGAACAGGTTACAGTATTACCTTATATTGAGAGTCTCATTGAAAACACTATCAGTGAACACGGTACTATCCGAGATGATGCAAGTACAGAATTAACTCGCCTAAGACGAGAGATTAGGAATTTGCAGCTAAGAGTAAAAGAGAAGTTAGACAGTATACTTCGATCCAGTGAATATCAAAAACTATTTCAAGATACTTTGGTAACTGTTCGCGGTGACCGTTACGTTATTCCTATAAAACAGGAATATCGGAGCAGCTTTCCGGGGATAGTTCATGATCAATCTGCAAGTGGAGCGACGGTGTTTATTGAGCCGCTTGCTATTGTTAATCTGAACAATGATATAAAGCAACTGATGTCTGCTGAAAAGTCAGAGGTAGAACGTATCCTGCGGATGATTAGCGGTAAAATATCCGAAATATCGGCAGCGCTATTGGTTAATTGCACTGTGTTGGCGAAAATAGATTTGCTTTGTGCCAAGGCTAGACTTAGCATTGATATGAAAGCTACAAAACCCATGATTAACTCCAATGGGGTTGTGGAATTGCGGCAGGCGCGGCATCCGCTTATTGATACTGAAGTTGTTGTGCCTATTGATATTTCCCTTGGTAAAAAATTTAATATTTTAATAATTACGGGTCCCAATACTGGCGGCAAGACTGTATCGTTAAAGACATTAGGGTTATTTTCTATGATGGTTCAAGCTGGTCTTTATATTCCTGCTGCCGTTGAGTCTCAAATGCCGATATTTAACAATATTTATGCTGATATTGGGGACGAACAAAGTATAGAACAGAGTTTGAGCACCTTTTCGGCGCATATGACAAATTTAGTAAAAATATTATCGCGAGTTTCTAATAATGACTTAGTACTAATTGATGAGATTGGTGCCGGTACTGATCCTCAAGAAGGCGCTGCCTTGGCTATGTCGATCCTTGAGCATTTACTGAAGCTCGATACCAGAGTAATGGTAACAACCCACTATAGTGAACTTAAAACATTTGCTTATTCTAGACATGGAATCGAGAATGCAAGCGTAGAATTTGATATACAAACATTGCGGCCTACTTATCGTCTGCTACTAGGTGTTCCTGGCGGAAGCAATGCTTTTGCAATAAGCCGTCGGCTGGGGCTTTCAGGGGATATAATTGAAAGGGCAAAAGCATTACTTAGTAAAGAACACACTGATCTAGAGACCTTGCTCAATGATCTTGAGGCGAAAAAACGTGCTTATAACCAAATGTATGATCAAGTAAGTCTTGAACGACAGCGACTTTTGTCCGATCAAGAAAGTCTACAGCTTGAAGTGCAAAATCTTCGCGAAAATAAGAATTCAGTTTTGGCCAAGGCGCGTGATGAGGCAGCTCTAATTTTGCGTAATGCAAGACGTGAGGCTGCAGATATTATCGATGAACTAAAAGCACAGTTCAATGTAAACCAGGCAAAAGAGCGCCAACAGGCAATAGACAAAGCTCGCCAGAGATTAAAAAGCAGCTTGAGCGATATAAGTGTTGAGGAGGATGTTGTAAGGCCGCCCAGCAAAGAATTGCTCAAACCTGGAACATCAGTGTATATTACTACACTAAGACAGAAAGGAACAGTTCTGACTGTAGGTGATGAAGAGGTTAATGTTCAGGTTGGAATTCTAAAAGCTACTGTTCCGTTAACTGCTTGTATAATTAGTGAAGAAAGCAAACAAGATAGGGCTAAAAGTTATAAACTAGCAACATCTAACAGTTATTCCTCAAGTGCTATTAGGGATATAGCTAGGCAAATAGACATTAGGGGAACAACAGTAGAAGAAGCAGAAACAATTCTGGATAAATTTTTAGATGATGCTGTTCTAAATGGTCTCACTCAGGTCATTGTAATTCATGGAAAAGGTACGGGTGCACTTCGCAAGGGAGTACGAACATATTTAAAACATCATCGAGCTGTCAGAGATATAAGTATAGGTGAAGTCAATGAGGGTGGCGATGGAGCAACTGTTGTTAAGCTTTTATAG
- a CDS encoding peptidase U32 codes for MVELLAPVGNKEALIAAVEAGADAVYLAGKSFGARAYASNFADEELADAVRFSHLRNVLVYVTVNTLVDDSELPELVRYLRYLYEISVDAIIVQDVGVAKVAKEVVPSLPIHASTQMTIHNLEGVKLLTELGFKRIVLAREVSLSDIQTICEKTDTEIETFVHGALCISYSGQCLMSSMIGGRSGNRGRCAQPCRLPYTLIDDNNNEVLAGSDVGEYLLSPKDLNTLGLIPEFIQAGVKSFKIEGRMKRPEYVAVVVDTYRRAIDSYLASPGNYEIDQQDIKDLAQIFNRDFTTAYLKGKQGHLMMSDRRPNNRGVRIGRVLQYDSRKKTVTIKLDEPLSQNDILDFWVKVGGRVSATVSKIIVDGQETTYAPARKEVVLPLSSPVKANDRVFKVFDAKLMDRARGFFEHNEKTRIAINAEVKVSAGRPMIISLTDADGYNSKVSTEFIAEPALKRPLTVDTITKQIDRLGNTMFKLANLTCEIEDPVMVPLSEINDARRRAIKELEEARLAKFRRPLLENDDLNIGFYSQVNTSKVKKPAKPYLTVNVDTVEKAISCLENGADIIMFGGDSYNHKATTDDDYKRVVALAREKEKEVILSTPRIIKEWQKDAVRRNLELFKELEPDAVSVLNIGTLELTRDLNLKLHGDYSLNIYNSAAVEFCQGLGFNSITLSPELTLSQVERIVGRSELLTECLVHGFMELMVTEYCTMGSYLGGLHKGQCNQACQRGQYMLKDRKGIKFPLVTDQYCRMHVLNSKELSMIPHTPKFGEIGVNRIRIEGKQGTVEYIGKVTKLYRDILDQGQKHPVFTNSGLLERYENDITRGHYFRGVL; via the coding sequence ATGGTAGAACTATTAGCTCCGGTAGGAAATAAAGAAGCCTTAATTGCGGCCGTTGAAGCTGGTGCAGACGCCGTTTATCTGGCAGGTAAATCTTTTGGCGCGCGAGCCTATGCATCTAATTTTGCTGATGAGGAATTAGCTGACGCTGTTCGGTTTTCTCATCTGCGAAATGTTCTGGTTTATGTTACCGTGAACACCTTAGTTGATGATAGTGAGTTACCAGAACTTGTAAGATACTTGAGGTATTTATACGAAATCAGTGTAGATGCAATTATAGTGCAGGACGTTGGTGTTGCAAAAGTTGCAAAAGAGGTTGTTCCTAGCCTGCCTATCCATGCAAGTACGCAGATGACCATTCATAATTTAGAGGGTGTAAAATTACTAACTGAGTTAGGATTTAAAAGAATTGTCTTAGCGCGGGAAGTATCCCTTTCTGATATTCAGACCATTTGCGAAAAAACAGATACGGAAATCGAAACATTTGTCCATGGGGCGCTATGCATTTCTTATTCTGGTCAGTGTCTGATGAGCAGCATGATTGGTGGAAGAAGCGGAAATAGAGGACGTTGTGCACAACCATGCCGTTTACCATATACACTAATAGATGATAACAATAATGAGGTACTAGCTGGATCAGACGTTGGTGAATATTTATTAAGCCCTAAGGACTTAAATACTTTGGGGTTAATACCAGAATTTATTCAGGCAGGGGTTAAATCTTTCAAAATTGAAGGTCGTATGAAACGTCCCGAATATGTTGCGGTTGTTGTTGATACATATCGCAGGGCAATAGATTCTTACTTAGCGAGTCCTGGGAACTATGAAATTGACCAACAAGATATAAAAGATTTAGCACAAATCTTTAACAGAGACTTTACGACGGCATATCTTAAAGGAAAACAGGGCCATCTTATGATGAGTGACCGCCGACCTAATAACCGCGGTGTGCGAATAGGCCGCGTTCTTCAGTATGATAGCCGAAAAAAAACAGTAACAATAAAGCTGGACGAACCCTTATCCCAAAATGATATATTGGACTTTTGGGTAAAGGTTGGCGGACGAGTAAGCGCTACTGTTTCTAAAATTATAGTTGACGGGCAGGAAACAACTTATGCTCCTGCTCGAAAAGAGGTAGTTTTACCGCTTTCCTCTCCAGTAAAAGCTAATGATCGAGTTTTTAAAGTTTTTGACGCTAAGTTAATGGATCGTGCACGCGGTTTTTTTGAGCATAATGAGAAGACGCGTATAGCTATAAATGCGGAAGTTAAAGTTTCTGCAGGGCGGCCAATGATAATTTCGCTAACTGATGCTGACGGATATAATAGTAAGGTGAGTACAGAGTTTATTGCTGAGCCTGCATTGAAACGACCATTGACTGTTGATACTATCACAAAGCAAATTGATCGGTTAGGTAATACTATGTTTAAGTTAGCTAACCTAACATGTGAGATAGAAGACCCAGTAATGGTACCTTTAAGTGAAATTAATGATGCCAGAAGAAGAGCGATTAAAGAACTGGAGGAAGCTCGTTTAGCTAAATTTAGACGTCCGTTACTGGAGAACGATGATTTAAATATAGGCTTTTACTCGCAAGTAAATACTTCTAAGGTAAAGAAGCCTGCTAAACCTTATTTAACTGTAAATGTCGATACTGTCGAAAAAGCGATTAGCTGTCTCGAAAATGGTGCTGACATTATAATGTTTGGCGGAGATTCTTATAATCATAAAGCTACTACAGATGATGATTATAAGCGAGTTGTAGCTTTAGCCCGTGAAAAAGAAAAGGAAGTTATTTTATCAACACCTCGCATAATTAAAGAATGGCAGAAAGATGCTGTTCGGCGTAATTTGGAACTTTTCAAAGAACTTGAGCCTGACGCAGTTAGTGTATTAAATATCGGCACGTTGGAGCTAACAAGGGACCTAAATTTAAAGTTGCATGGCGATTATTCTCTCAACATCTATAACAGTGCGGCAGTAGAGTTTTGCCAAGGGCTAGGATTTAATAGTATTACATTATCGCCAGAATTAACTTTGTCCCAAGTTGAACGCATAGTAGGGCGCAGTGAGCTTTTAACAGAATGCTTAGTCCACGGCTTTATGGAACTGATGGTAACCGAGTACTGTACAATGGGGAGCTATCTTGGCGGGTTGCACAAAGGGCAATGTAATCAAGCATGTCAGCGCGGTCAATATATGTTAAAAGACAGAAAGGGCATAAAATTCCCGTTGGTCACTGATCAGTATTGTCGTATGCATGTGCTTAACTCTAAAGAGCTTAGTATGATTCCTCATACGCCTAAGTTTGGCGAAATCGGAGTAAACAGAATCCGTATTGAAGGGAAGCAAGGTACAGTCGAATATATAGGTAAGGTGACTAAGCTTTATCGCGATATTTTGGATCAGGGTCAGAAACATCCTGTTTTTACTAATAGTGGTTTGCTTGAACGTTACGAGAATGATATAACTAGAGGTCACTATTTTAGAGGAGTTCTATAA
- a CDS encoding DUF421 domain-containing protein yields the protein MVDIAELGQVLLHMIILLGVALVVVRLMGNRTVGQFSPFDFVLMVGIGDIIVTASMDRSQTIIAGIEGLLALLVLQQLISYLALKSTTLRKWFEGTPVTLIKDGQIIRENFAKTSFNYDDLRQELHRQGMDMTNLKDIKLARLESCGSFSLIRKTEKEPLTKEDFANYFSNLMDNPLSPMGEKLAKLEQLMADVHVLSEYVKQQTINKSPNKEQEINTSKDLH from the coding sequence GTGGTGGATATTGCTGAGCTCGGACAAGTTTTGTTACATATGATTATCCTGCTTGGTGTAGCTCTTGTTGTCGTTCGTTTAATGGGTAATCGGACAGTTGGGCAATTTTCGCCTTTCGATTTTGTTTTAATGGTAGGAATAGGCGATATAATCGTCACTGCATCAATGGATAGATCTCAGACAATAATTGCGGGGATAGAAGGATTATTAGCTTTGCTTGTTTTGCAACAACTAATTTCCTATTTAGCGCTCAAAAGCACAACTTTAAGAAAGTGGTTTGAAGGAACTCCTGTTACTTTAATTAAAGATGGTCAGATTATTCGCGAGAACTTTGCTAAAACAAGTTTTAACTACGATGATTTGCGACAAGAACTGCATCGCCAGGGTATGGATATGACTAATTTAAAGGATATTAAGTTGGCGCGTTTGGAAAGTTGTGGTTCTTTTTCACTAATTCGCAAGACTGAAAAAGAGCCGCTTACGAAGGAAGACTTTGCCAACTACTTTAGTAATCTGATGGATAATCCGTTAAGTCCGATGGGGGAAAAGCTAGCTAAGTTAGAGCAATTAATGGCTGATGTTCATGTTTTATCAGAATATGTGAAACAGCAAACTATTAATAAGTCCCCGAACAAAGAGCAAGAAATCAATACGAGTAAAGATTTGCACTAG
- the zapA gene encoding cell division protein ZapA yields the protein MADKQCKVTVEVYGESYALKGDLEAERVKMIAALVDAKMKEIAKNNAFLSPTKIAVLAALNLADDYLRLENDFNQIVQMVKEVK from the coding sequence ATGGCTGATAAGCAGTGTAAAGTAACAGTTGAAGTATATGGCGAATCATATGCGCTTAAAGGAGATCTTGAAGCTGAACGTGTTAAAATGATTGCAGCGTTAGTTGACGCAAAAATGAAAGAGATAGCAAAGAATAATGCTTTTCTCTCCCCTACGAAGATAGCTGTATTGGCCGCGTTAAACCTTGCGGACGATTACCTGCGTTTAGAGAATGATTTTAATCAAATCGTACAAATGGTCAAAGAAGTTAAATAA